Genomic DNA from Hymenobacter jejuensis:
GGCCGCTGATAAGCTCGTAACTCTTCCTTTCACTACCCGACTTGGTCATTTTGCAAGTATTTGATTACAAGACAGTTATAAAACATTCCTTTTTACCAGATGTACGTACCGGCCGCGCTGCCATACAGAGCACTGGAAACCACTTTGCCTCGGTACTGAATATTGAAAGATTGCATCGTGTTGCCGGTGTTCAGCACGATCAGCACCTTCTTGCCCGTGGGCGTTTTGAACGCCACGTTCTGCAAATTGCCTGGTACGTTGGTGGCTATGCGTACCGAGCCGGGCCGCACAAATTTGCTGGCGTGTGCAATGATATAATAAGCCACGTTGCGCGTTACCGAGCCGTTGCCGATGGTTACCGCAGGCAGGCAGGTGGTGCAGCCACCGGTGGTATGCGGGCTGTTGGAGGGGTCAGCGGCGAGGTTCCATTCCAGCACGTTTCGGCTCCAGTTGCGCGTAGCCCCGATAATCAGGTTGTTGACGTGCCAGCTGAAGTCGCCCACAAAATTGCTTGGGGCGCCCACCCACTGCTCCGTGAAGTACACGTTCTTGCTCGGAAAAGCCCCGTGCACCTGCGTCAAAGCACTGATGTTGCCGCCGTACAAATGAAACGCCGAGCCGTCGACGTATTGGCGGGCGTCCGCGTCGTTGAGTACCGTGATGGGGTAGTCGGGCTTATCGGCGTTGTGGTCGTAGGCGATGATTTTCGTGTCGAGCCCGGCCGCCTGCAACGCCGGCCCTACCACTTTGATGAAAGCCGCCTGCTCCGGCGCCGACATGACCATGCTGGGGTTGTTGTCGGGGTTTAAAGGCTCGTTTTGCAGCGTAACTGCGTCAATGCGAATGCCTTGTGCTTTCATAGCCTGAATGTACTTCACGAAGTACTTAGCGTAGGAGGCGTAGTATTCCGGCTTCAGCGAGCCGCCTTTGGGGCTGCCGTTTGTCTTCATCCACGAGGGCGCGGTCCAGGGCGAGCCCAGGATCTTGATCGCCGGATTGATCGCCAGAATCTCCTTTAGCACCGGCAGCAAATCCGTCGTTTCCGGCGCCAGGCTGAATTGCTCGAGGTTCGGATCGGTGTTGCCGGAGGGCAAGTCGTCGTAGGTAAATACCCGGTCGCTCAGGTCGGATGCCCCGATGCTTATGCGTAAGTAGCTCACCCCCAACCACGTACTATCGGCTGCAAAAAGCTCCTTGATCAGCGCTGCCCGATCCGGGG
This window encodes:
- a CDS encoding glycoside hydrolase family 30 protein, with translation MNLFPLKSRLLGCSLLALLLVSGCQKKENPNSNPQPTPPATPTASVPSQVAFWLTNPDKSALFTKQKVSLYFATSVNQDPTIVVDTTQTYQTIDGFGYTLTGGSAYVMHQMSAPDRAALIKELFAADSTWLGVSYLRISIGASDLSDRVFTYDDLPSGNTDPNLEQFSLAPETTDLLPVLKEILAINPAIKILGSPWTAPSWMKTNGSPKGGSLKPEYYASYAKYFVKYIQAMKAQGIRIDAVTLQNEPLNPDNNPSMVMSAPEQAAFIKVVGPALQAAGLDTKIIAYDHNADKPDYPITVLNDADARQYVDGSAFHLYGGNISALTQVHGAFPSKNVYFTEQWVGAPSNFVGDFSWHVNNLIIGATRNWSRNVLEWNLAADPSNSPHTTGGCTTCLPAVTIGNGSVTRNVAYYIIAHASKFVRPGSVRIATNVPGNLQNVAFKTPTGKKVLIVLNTGNTMQSFNIQYRGKVVSSALYGSAAGTYIW